In Halopelagius longus, the following proteins share a genomic window:
- a CDS encoding CPBP family intramembrane glutamic endopeptidase: MAPPYVDATGERDAFERPTVVGLVVALLGIPALSFAARTLSVGLHPVAEIALLWSLLGVVLGVVFVWEDRPLRSLGVRRPDRIDAAYLLAATVLGFLALAATGPLVEMLGLAQSGQTGMGVEEYGVGIAVAAAVTTGVVEEVLYRGYAIERLAERSESALVAGGLSWAAFTVAHAVSWQLGDLLQVALAALVFTLVYVRRRSLFAVVGAHVLIWLLGVLGAVYG; this comes from the coding sequence GTGGCACCTCCGTACGTCGACGCGACCGGCGAGAGAGACGCGTTCGAGCGACCGACCGTCGTCGGTCTCGTCGTCGCGTTGCTGGGGATTCCAGCGCTCTCGTTCGCCGCGCGGACGCTCTCGGTCGGTCTCCACCCCGTCGCGGAAATCGCGCTCCTGTGGTCGCTTCTGGGCGTCGTCCTCGGCGTGGTGTTCGTCTGGGAGGACCGCCCGTTGCGTTCGCTCGGCGTCCGCCGCCCCGACCGAATCGACGCCGCGTATCTCCTCGCGGCGACCGTTCTCGGCTTCCTGGCGTTGGCCGCGACCGGTCCGCTCGTCGAGATGCTCGGACTGGCGCAGTCGGGACAGACGGGCATGGGCGTCGAGGAGTACGGCGTCGGAATCGCCGTCGCCGCCGCGGTCACCACCGGCGTGGTCGAGGAGGTGCTCTACCGGGGATACGCCATCGAACGCCTCGCGGAGCGTTCGGAGAGCGCCCTCGTCGCGGGAGGGCTCTCGTGGGCGGCGTTCACCGTCGCCCACGCGGTTAGCTGGCAACTCGGCGACCTCTTACAGGTCGCGCTCGCGGCACTCGTCTTCACGCTCGTCTACGTGCGCCGTCGGTCGCTCTTCGCCGTCGTCGGCGCGCACGTCCTCATCTGGTTGCTCGGGGTTCTCGGTGCCGTGTACGGGTGA
- a CDS encoding DUF2797 domain-containing protein, translated as MQFVGYDTDGPGLFLSDGGEVEYVSLEPGTELAYTLEDRHCAGVVADDEHVPCDAERAPYCRDHSSTWVCAKCTGTCLKDEMDCHDPHAVYLAAFAPDSFKVGVTKEWRLETRLREQGADRGAHVRTVSDGRIARELEAEIARNIPDRVRVPTKVDGLHRDVDEASWTGLLSGFDVISEFSFDYGLDLEDRPVAETMATGTVRGVQGRVLVLDRAGSAYAVDLRDLVGYDVVPEATTRDVQSSLGAFG; from the coding sequence GTGCAGTTCGTCGGCTACGACACGGACGGTCCGGGGCTCTTTTTGAGCGACGGCGGCGAGGTGGAGTACGTCTCGTTGGAACCGGGAACGGAGCTCGCCTACACGCTCGAAGACCGCCACTGCGCCGGCGTCGTCGCCGACGACGAACACGTCCCCTGCGACGCCGAACGCGCGCCGTACTGCCGGGACCACAGTTCGACGTGGGTGTGCGCGAAGTGCACCGGCACCTGCCTGAAAGACGAGATGGACTGCCACGACCCCCACGCCGTCTACCTCGCGGCCTTCGCGCCCGACTCGTTCAAAGTCGGCGTCACGAAGGAGTGGCGACTGGAGACGCGCCTGCGCGAACAGGGCGCGGACCGCGGCGCGCACGTCCGAACCGTCTCGGACGGGCGCATCGCGCGGGAACTCGAAGCCGAAATCGCCCGGAACATCCCCGACCGCGTCCGCGTGCCGACGAAGGTGGACGGACTCCACCGCGACGTGGACGAGGCGTCGTGGACCGGCCTGCTCTCGGGGTTCGACGTGATATCGGAGTTCTCCTTCGACTACGGTCTGGACCTCGAAGACCGGCCGGTGGCCGAGACGATGGCGACCGGAACCGTCCGCGGCGTGCAGGGGCGGGTGCTCGTCCTCGACCGCGCCGGAAGCGCCTACGCCGTCGATTTACGCGACCTCGTGGGCTACGACGTGGTGCCGGAGGCGACGACGCGCGACGTGCAGTCGAGTCTCGGCGCGTTCGGGTGA